Genomic DNA from Prunus persica cultivar Lovell chromosome G1, Prunus_persica_NCBIv2, whole genome shotgun sequence:
GAGCGCCTTCATTGACTGAAATAATTATTCAAGAAACTCAAAATCATGATTTGTTTTCGTCAATTGAAACATGCACTGAACTTTGCCAAAGCTTTTTTTGTTCTAGCCAAACCATCAGCCTCATTCTCTATAAATATACCACCTCTGCTACTTACAtttcttcatctcaaacttaaGCTTTCTAAGATCAATTTAATCACCTCTACAGAATCCATTCTTTATTTGATCACATTTTCTAAGCTCTTaaatcatcatcataatcatgGGTGTGTTCACTTATGAAACTGAGTTCACCTCTGTCATCCCACCACCAAGATTGTTCAAGGCCTTTGTTCTTGATGCCGACAACCTCATCCCGAAGATTGCCCCACAAGCAATCAAAAGCTCAGAAATTGTTCAAGGAGATGGAGGGGTAGGAACCATCAAGAAGATTACCCTTGGTGAAGGAAGCCAATACAGCTATGTGAAGCATCAGATTGACAGCATTGACAAAGAAAACTTTGTCTACGGCTACAGTTTGATTGAAGGAGATGCTATATCTGAAACCATTGAGAAAGTCTGTTATGAGATTAAGTTGGTGGAATCTGCTGATGGAGGTTCCATCATAAAGAACACCAGCAACTACCACACAAAGGGAGATGTTGAGATCAAGGAAGAGCAAGTTAAGGCTGGCAAAGAGAGAGCCTCTGGTTTGTTCAAGCTTATTGAAAACCACCTTGTGGCCAACCCAGATGCCTACAACTAAAATGTTCTTCATGTGATAATGTAGCATGTTAAAGAGAGTCTTTGGTTCCTACTTCCAGAGTCATCATCATTCAATGATGTTGTtatcccttttcttttctttccttgttgTGTCTGGCCTTTTGCTATATCAAAGTGTGAATGCTGTATTTCTTTCATCctctaataaataaaatgaatatcattttatattcttattgtATTTGCAAGTTTTGTCTATAACATTATTGCAAAATGAGTTACCAAAGCAAGCATGCCCTACTTTAACTCAAatatactctgttttcttgtaTGCCATTTGGGAATTCATACCCTGGGAGATCAAATTAATCAAGTAGGattgctttaaaaataaatgagagtGAATGCTGcagagtttttcttttgagcaaTAGCATGCCTGCATTAGGCAGAAGATTAAGGCCAAATTTGTAGTCTGCTATCCGGTGTCTTTTATATCCATTCGGAGATGAAAAATGGTTAGACTTTAAAGTCTTTGAGTCCGTGTTGGATTGAATCACATTTCCTACTGTGTTGAGCTGAACTGAGCTGAATACTTTTAATGGGAGAGCAATTTGAGCTAAAATGTTCATGTTGGATCACCAAAGTCTATGAGGAAAACTTGTACCGGGGCTGTTCATGCTGCTTTGTTCTGTTCAGCTACATAGCACTGTGGTAGGAACATTCTTACACAAGTTGTTATCGGACTGAAGTAATGACATAGCATAGGATTACTGTTGAATCAATTGGCCTAAACTGGACACGTTCTGATGTGTTGAGAATATTTTCATTCCCAACGAACATGTGACATAATCAAAGTCTAAGCTGATAAGTTATTCTTGCCACACACATACCAAATCCATAAAGTCCACTTTCAAAGATACAAGTGAATTTCGGTTCTGCACTTCGAACTATATTTGAAGTATTGCTTTCTAATGTCAACCGAATTAGTCACCGTTAATTTGTTTAAACGTTGAACGAATCATAATAAATGTTGGAATTAACAAACTTCGTGTACCAAATGCAGCAGACAGTTTGATTTGTATTTGATTAGACCAATAGCAAAGTTGTTTAACTCATAATATACAGATGTGGAATTCATTCTGCACATATATTTTCacagaaaatcaaattaattgtgtccaaattttctttattgaaaaattgaaataaaatacaagTACATTACTCTTTAAAACCACACCATTGactaaacagaaaaaaagacGACAGATGAAGATTGTTGTCCAAACATGCAATATCACAGACATGTTTAGTTGTAGGCATCAAGGAAGGCCACGAGATAGGTCTCAATAACCTTGAACAAAGCATGGGCCCTTTCTTTGCCAGCCTTAACATGTTCTTCCTTGATCTCAACGTCTCCCTTGGTGTGGTAGTTGCTGGTGTTTTTTATGATGGAACCTCCATCTGCAGATGCCACCAACTTAATCTCATAAGagattttctcaattttgtcTGAAAGAGCATCTCCTTCAATCAAACTGTAGTTGTACACAAAGTTATCTTTGTCAAGCGCATCAACCTGGTGCTTCACATAGCTGTATTCACTTCctgtaatttcaaaatttgaggATGGTTAATGTCAACATTTTTAGAAATTAAGACACAAATGCTTTCATTTTACATATTAACTAGAAAACCAAGttagtagagagagagagagagagaatggtggAAACAAACCTTCACCAAAGCTAGTCTTCTTGATGGTTCCAACACCTCCATCTCCTTCAACAATTTCAGCACTTTTAACTGCTTGAGGAGCAATCTTTGGGACTAGGTTGTCAGCATCTAGAACAAGGGCTTTGAACAACCTAGGTGGAGCAATGACAGAGGTGAACTCGGTTTCGTATGTGAAGACAcccatgatgatgatgatttaaGAGATTAGAAAATGatcaaagaaagaatgaaTGTGGAGGAAGCTAAAAGAGAATGATTGATATTGGTGTGAGGAAATGTGAGCACCAGAGGGAGTATTTATAGGTTAAGGGTGAAGTGACCCCAATGGATATAAAGTTGTTTGTGTGGACAAGTTTCCCATGTGAATATTTTAGTCAAAGAAAGCCACCTCTACaagttgattttaaaaattccaacTTATTACAACCAGCTGATGTGctaattaattttctaataGAATGTTCTAAAACACATGTCTACGTACACAGTCCATTCTGATTGTCCTTTTTGATGATCAGAATACTACAACACAACTGGTGTGCTGCTGAGTCTGCTGACTGCTGACTGCTGACTCAATAATATCCTTATTCATTCAATTGAAAAATCTAAAGTCCTTTTCACTCTCATTTTCAAAATCTAAAGTCTTTGATATACAGCTCAGATTTCACACAGCCTGACCTTCAGCCTCAATCTATAAATAGCACCTCCAGTTCTCACATTTTCCAGCATCAAATATCATCCCTGCCAATCATCTAATCCTTTCACACTttcattctttctttgatCATTTTCTAAGCTCAAAAATCATCATCATGGGTGTCTTCACATACACAGACGAGTCCACCTCAGTCATCCCCCCACCAAGATTGTTCAAAGCCCTTGTTCTTGAAGCTGACACCCTCATCCCCAAGATTGCTCCCCAATCAGTGAAAAGTGCTGAAATTGTTGAAGGAGATGGAGGTGTTGGAACCATCAAGAAGATTAGCTTTGGTGAAGGTTGGTTTCTGCCATTGCCTCTTCTAAGTTTAACTTGTTTGCCTAATTAATGACATAAATCTTGAAAGCATTAATCtcttaatttataattataatccTCATTTTACAGGAAGTCATTACAGCTATGTGAAGCACCGGATCGACGGGCTTGACAAAGATAACTTTGTGTACAGCTACAGTTTGGTTGAAGGAGATGCTCTTTCAGACAAGGTTGAGAAAATCAGTTATGAGATTAAGTTGGTGGCATCTGCTGATGGAGGTTCCATCATAAAGAGCAGCAGCAACTACCACACCACAGGGGATGTTGAGATCAAGGAAGAGGATGTTAAGGCTGGCAAAGAGAAGGCCACTGGTCTGTTCAAGCTCATTGAGAACTACCTTGTGGCCAACCCAGATGCCTACAACTAAAACCTTAAACGAAATATACTGCATGTGCTTTCTCTGTCATTATATTGGTGTGgctttcatttttcctttcctttttgttgtCTATCAAGCCAGAGCTGCTTTGGCTTGCACCCAAGGCTATgataaattgtaatttttctatttgatttgattctaaataaataaagcaaaaatCAGTTGCTGGTCTTTACAAATTTGGTCTGcagtatcttttttttcttcaatttcatgaatttatatatatttttttttacaaatgaaaatttactAGTGCAAAGTAAAGATTCGATAAAATTGGAATGATAAGGATGAAACACATAAATCGAGAAATGGCCCTTTGGTTTGGTCAAGGTTTTTGAGAAGTATCATTTGGCCCTGATGCCTACAAGTAAAACTATCTGTCACAGTACTGCTTGTAAAGAGCAACAAAAGTCTTGTGTCCTCTTTTTCTAAATTCATTCATTGGTGCAGCTTTCATTTCTATGATGAGTGTGtatttatttgaattcaatCTTTATAATTAAAGGAACATCATTTGCTAATTATTTGATTCCGCTAATTAAAGTGACTCAGTCTATTTGCATGTCtaaaatgttgaaaaaaaaaaaaaactaaaaaaaaaagaaaaagaaaaagaaaaagacattgCAAAGAATCATATCTTCAACATGATCAGTCCTGAGTCTATTTGCATGTCTTAAATGTTGGTCAATCCTCCTCAGTCTGACCATAACCAATCAATCTTAAATTTCAAATCAACCGCCACGATTTCTTACACTATAgtatgtgtgagtttaatatgttatCGCCCCTTTTAATACGAAaggtctttaaaaaaaaaaaaaaaccagccatttccaattttccattgtTTGGAATGGCACTCAGCCGCGTTCTTGCTATCTGTCGCCGCAAATGCCCAGCAAGTTGCTAGTG
This window encodes:
- the LOC18792336 gene encoding major allergen Pru ar 1; the protein is MGVFTYETEFTSVIPPPRLFKAFVLDADNLIPKIAPQAIKSSEIVQGDGGVGTIKKITLGEGSQYSYVKHQIDSIDKENFVYGYSLIEGDAISETIEKVCYEIKLVESADGGSIIKNTSNYHTKGDVEIKEEQVKAGKERASGLFKLIENHLVANPDAYN
- the LOC18793411 gene encoding major allergen Pru ar 1, with protein sequence MGVFTYETEFTSVIAPPRLFKALVLDADNLVPKIAPQAVKSAEIVEGDGGVGTIKKTSFGEGSEYSYVKHQVDALDKDNFVYNYSLIEGDALSDKIEKISYEIKLVASADGGSIIKNTSNYHTKGDVEIKEEHVKAGKERAHALFKVIETYLVAFLDAYN
- the LOC18788223 gene encoding major allergen Pru ar 1, which gives rise to MGVFTYTDESTSVIPPPRLFKALVLEADTLIPKIAPQSVKSAEIVEGDGGVGTIKKISFGEGSHYSYVKHRIDGLDKDNFVYSYSLVEGDALSDKVEKISYEIKLVASADGGSIIKSSSNYHTTGDVEIKEEDVKAGKEKATGLFKLIENYLVANPDAYN